From the Lolium rigidum isolate FL_2022 chromosome 2, APGP_CSIRO_Lrig_0.1, whole genome shotgun sequence genome, one window contains:
- the LOC124688585 gene encoding LRR receptor-like serine/threonine-protein kinase ER2 isoform X1: protein MCQLTGLWYFDVKNNSLMGTIPDTIGNCTSFQVLDLSYNQLTGEIPFNIGFLQVATLSLQRNKFSGPIPTVIGLMQALAVLDLSLNQLSGPIPSILGNLTYTEKLYLQGNRLTGSIPPELGNMSALNYLDLNDNNLTGLIPPELGKLTGLFDLNLANNKLEGPIPDDISSCINIISFNAHGNKLNGTIPRSLHNLQKMTDLNLSSNYLSGAIPIELGRIKNLDTLDLSCNKIAGSIPSAVGSLEHLLRLNLSKNNMVGYIPAEFGNLRSIMEIDLSNNHLHGLIPQEVGMLQNLILLKLESNNITGDVSSLTKCFSLSVLNISYNNLAGVVPTDNNFSRFSPDSFLGNPGLCGYWRGSSCYSSSHAKRFSVSRDVIIGIAVGGLVILLLILAAACWPRSPAVSRELSVSKQEIHAVLSSNVPPKLVILHMNMALHVYDDIMRMTENLSEKHIIGYGASSTVYKCVLKNCKPVAIKKLYSQYPQSVKEFETELETIGSIKHRNLVSLQAYSLSPAGNLLFYDYMESGSLWDVLHGSSKKTKLDWEARLQIALGAAQGLAYLHHDCSPRIIHRDVKSKNILLDKDYVAHLADFGIAKSLCISKTHTSTYVMGTIGYIDPEYARTSRLNEKSDVYSYGIVLLELLTGKKPVDNECNLHHLILSKAADNTVMEMVDPDIADTCKDLGEVKRMFQLALLCSKRQPLDRPTMHDVVHVLNSVVCPEPAPKPAKPAQLPGSSQPSTGPSSYINEYVSLRGGSALSCANSSSASDAELFLKFGEAISQNTE, encoded by the exons ATGTGCCAGTTGACTGGCTTGTGGTACTT TGATGTGAAGAACAATAGCTTGATGGGCACAATACCAGATACCATTGGGAACTGTACGAGCTTTCAGGTCTT GGATTTGTCTTACAATCAGCTTACTGGAGAAATCCCATTCAACATTGGTTTCCTGCAAGTGGCTACATT GTCTTTGCAAAGGAACAAGTTCTCTGGCCCTATTCCAACAGTGATTGGCCTTATGCAGGCGCTTGCAGTGCT GGATCTGAGTCTTAACCAGCTATCTGGCCCGATACCATCTATACTTGGAAACTTGACATACACTGAAAAATT ATATCTGCAAGGCAATAGGCTAACTGGGTCAATACCACCAGAGCTTGGTAATATGTCGGCGCTTAATTACTT GGACCTGAATGACAATAACCTGACTGGGCTCATTCCACCCGAGCTTGGAAAACTCACAGGCTTGTTTGATTT GAACCTTGCAAACAATAAACTTGAAGGACCGATACCTGATGATATAAGTTCATGCATAAATATCATTAGCTT CAATGCTCATGGCAATAAATTGAATGGGACCATCCCACGTTCATTGCACAACCTTCAGAAGATGACTGATTT GAATCTGTCATCAAATTATCTTAGTGGAGCAATACCCATTGAGCTAGGAAGAATAAAGAACTTAGACACACT GGATTTATCCTGTAACAAGATCGCTGGTTCGATACCTTCAGCAGTTGGGAGCTTAGAGCATCTTTTGAGACT TAACTTGAGCAAGAATAATATGGTGGGGTACATTCCTGCTGAGTTTGGGAACTTGAGGAGCATCATGGAGAT TGATTTGTCCAATAACCACCTTCATGGCTTGATTCCTCAAGAGGTTGGAATGCTGCAAAATCTGATACTATT AAAACTAGAAAGTAACAATATAACTGGGGATGTTTCTTCACTTACTAAATGCTTCAGTCTCagtgtatt AAACATATCATACAACAACCTGGCTGGCGTTGTACCTACCGACAACAACTTTTCACGATTTTCACCAGACAG CTTCTTGGGTAATCCTGGACTATGTGGCTACTGGCGTGGTTCTTCATGCTATTCCTCCAGTCATGCAAAGAGAT TCTCAGTCTCAAGGGATGTCATTATTGGTATTGCTGTTGGTGGGCTTGTTATCCTGTTGTTGATCCTAGCAGCTGCTTGTTGGCCGCGCAGCCCAGCAGTTTCCCGAGAATTATCTGTAAGCAAACAAG AAATACACGCTGTGTTATCGAGCAATGTTCCTCCCAAGCTTGTGATCCTCCACATGAACATGGCCCTCCACGTATACGATGATATAATGAGGATGACAGAAAATTTGAGCGAGAAGCACATTATTGGGTATGGGGCATCAAGTACAGTTTATAAATGTGTTCTGAAGAACTGCAAGCCAGTGGCAATCAAAAAGCTATACTCCCAGTACCCTCAGAGTGTAAAAGAATTCGAGACTGAACTTGAGACTATTGGAAGTATCAAACACCGGAATCTTGTCAGCCTTCAGGCTTACTCACTATCACCTGCCGGGAATCTTCTCTTCTATGATTATATGGAAAGTGGCAGCCTCTGGGACGTTTTACATG GTTCGTCCAAGAAGACGAAACTTGACTGGGAGGCTAGACTCCAGATTGCTCTTGGCGCTGCCCAGGGGCTGGCATATCTCCACCATGACTGCAGCCCACGGATAATTCACAGGGATGTAAAATCGAAGAATATCCTCCTAGACAAGGACTATGTGGCGCACCTTGCTGACTTTGGTATTGCCAAGAGCTTGTGTATCTCCAAGACCCACACATCAACCTATGTGATGGGCACAATTGGCTACATTGACCCTGAGTACGCACGCACATCCCGCCTCAATGAGAAATCTGATGTATACAGCTACGGCATCGTCTTGCTTGAGTTGCTGACTGGAAAAAAGCCAGTCGATAATGAGTGCAACCTCCATCACCTG ATACTATCCAAAGCTGCAGATAACACGGTGATGGAGATGGTCGACCCAGACATCGCCGACACGTGCAAAGATCTCGGCGAGGTCAAGAGGATGTTCCAGTTGGCACTCCTCTGCAGCAAGAGGCAGCCGTTGGATCGACCGACGATGCACGACGTTGTGCACGTCCTGAACTCCGTGGTATGCCCAGAACCAGCTCCAAAGCCAGCAAAGCCAGCACAACTACCGGGATCGAGTCAGCCGTCCACAGGTCCGAGCAGCTATATCAACGAGTATGTCAGCCTAAGAGGCGGCAGCGCTCTCTCCTGTGCCAACTCGTCGAGTGCGTCTGACGCGGAGCTCTTCCTGAAGTTTGGTGAGGCGATATCGCAGAACACTGAGTAG
- the LOC124688589 gene encoding uncharacterized protein LOC124688589, with the protein MASSLFLRSAAGRVLRRSIPQGSFPRNPVRFFSDGVGRIESKGPDMAYEEFGENIHKLQKETRSLVEREKLFEKREQRQRVISYFLVPTAVAVWIFGAIKKQERRERVNQANHPCCLCTGTSASIV; encoded by the exons ATGGCTTCGTCGTTGTTCCTCAGGTCCGCCGCAGGCCGCGTTCTTCGGCGATCGATTCCGCAGGGCTCCTTCCCTCGGAACCCAGTCCGGTTCTTCTCCGATGGTGTTGGGAGGATCGAATCCAAG GGCCCCGACATGGCATATGAAGAGTTTGGTGAAAACATCCATAAATTACAGAAAGAAACCCGCAGTTTGGTAGAACGGGAAAAACT TTTTGAGAAACGGGAGCAACGGCAAAGGGTAATATCGTATTTCTTAGTTCCCACCGCCGTCGCTGTCTGGATATTTGGTGCAATCAAGAAGCAGGAAAGACGTGAGAGGGTCAACCAAGCTAACCATCCATGTTGTCTTTgtactggtacttctgctagcatCGTCTGA
- the LOC124688587 gene encoding uncharacterized protein LOC124688587 — MASSLFLRSAAGRVIRRSIPQGSFPRNPVRFLYDGVGRIESKGPKTSLDVALEELSKKVSEVQKETRSLVEHEKLLEKREQRQRVLSYFLVPTAAGVWIFGPDKKKESNEANHPCCVCASTSVQS, encoded by the exons ATGGCTTCGTCGTTGTTCCTCAGGTCCGCCGCAGGCCGCGTAATTCGGCGATCGATCCCGCAGGGCTCCTTCCCTCGGAACCCTGTCCGGTTCTTGTACGATGGTGTTGGGAGGATCGAATCCAAG GGCCCCAAGACCAGCCTCGACGTGGCATTAGAAGAGTTAAGCAAAAAAGTAAGTGAGGTGCAAAAAGAAACCCGCAGCTTGGTAGAACACGAAAAACT TTTGGAGAAACGGGAGCAACGGCAAAGAGTATTATCGTATTTCTTAGTTCCCACTGCCGCCGGTGTCTGGATATTTGGTCCAGACAAGAAGAAGGAAAGCAACGAAGCTAATCATCCATGTTGTGTTTGTGCTAGTACTTCTGTGCAGAGCTGA
- the LOC124688588 gene encoding uncharacterized protein LOC124688588 — MASSLSLRSAAGRVLRRSIPQGSFPRNPVRFFSEGVGRIESKGPDMAYEEFGENIRKLQKGTRSLVEREKLFQKREQRQRVISYFLVPTAVAVWIFGAIKKQERRERVNQANHPCCLCTGTSASIV, encoded by the exons ATGGCTTCGTCGTTGTCCCTCAGGTCCGCCGCAGGCCGCGTTCTTCGGCGATCGATTCCGCAGGGCTCCTTCCCACGGAACCCAGTCCGGTTCTTCTCCGAAGGTGTTGGGAGGATCGAATCCAAG GGCCCCGACATGGCATATGAAGAGTTTGGTGAAAACATCCGTAAATTACAGAAAGGAACCCGCAGTTTGGTAGAACGGGAAAAACT TTTTCAGAAACGGGAGCAACGGCAAAGGGTAATATCGTATTTCTTAGTTCCCACCGCCGTCGCTGTCTGGATATTTGGTGCAATCAAGAAGCAGGAAAGACGTGAGAGGGTCAACCAAGCTAACCATCCATGTTGTCTTTGTACTGGTACTTCCGCTAGCATCGTCTGA
- the LOC124688585 gene encoding LRR receptor-like serine/threonine-protein kinase ER2 isoform X2, with amino-acid sequence MQALAVLDLSLNQLSGPIPSILGNLTYTEKLYLQGNRLTGSIPPELGNMSALNYLDLNDNNLTGLIPPELGKLTGLFDLNLANNKLEGPIPDDISSCINIISFNAHGNKLNGTIPRSLHNLQKMTDLNLSSNYLSGAIPIELGRIKNLDTLDLSCNKIAGSIPSAVGSLEHLLRLNLSKNNMVGYIPAEFGNLRSIMEIDLSNNHLHGLIPQEVGMLQNLILLKLESNNITGDVSSLTKCFSLSVLNISYNNLAGVVPTDNNFSRFSPDSFLGNPGLCGYWRGSSCYSSSHAKRFSVSRDVIIGIAVGGLVILLLILAAACWPRSPAVSRELSVSKQEIHAVLSSNVPPKLVILHMNMALHVYDDIMRMTENLSEKHIIGYGASSTVYKCVLKNCKPVAIKKLYSQYPQSVKEFETELETIGSIKHRNLVSLQAYSLSPAGNLLFYDYMESGSLWDVLHAGSSKKTKLDWEARLQIALGAAQGLAYLHHDCSPRIIHRDVKSKNILLDKDYVAHLADFGIAKSLCISKTHTSTYVMGTIGYIDPEYARTSRLNEKSDVYSYGIVLLELLTGKKPVDNECNLHHLILSKAADNTVMEMVDPDIADTCKDLGEVKRMFQLALLCSKRQPLDRPTMHDVVHVLNSVVCPEPAPKPAKPAQLPGSSQPSTGPSSYINEYVSLRGGSALSCANSSSASDAELFLKFGEAISQNTE; translated from the exons ATGCAGGCGCTTGCAGTGCT GGATCTGAGTCTTAACCAGCTATCTGGCCCGATACCATCTATACTTGGAAACTTGACATACACTGAAAAATT ATATCTGCAAGGCAATAGGCTAACTGGGTCAATACCACCAGAGCTTGGTAATATGTCGGCGCTTAATTACTT GGACCTGAATGACAATAACCTGACTGGGCTCATTCCACCCGAGCTTGGAAAACTCACAGGCTTGTTTGATTT GAACCTTGCAAACAATAAACTTGAAGGACCGATACCTGATGATATAAGTTCATGCATAAATATCATTAGCTT CAATGCTCATGGCAATAAATTGAATGGGACCATCCCACGTTCATTGCACAACCTTCAGAAGATGACTGATTT GAATCTGTCATCAAATTATCTTAGTGGAGCAATACCCATTGAGCTAGGAAGAATAAAGAACTTAGACACACT GGATTTATCCTGTAACAAGATCGCTGGTTCGATACCTTCAGCAGTTGGGAGCTTAGAGCATCTTTTGAGACT TAACTTGAGCAAGAATAATATGGTGGGGTACATTCCTGCTGAGTTTGGGAACTTGAGGAGCATCATGGAGAT TGATTTGTCCAATAACCACCTTCATGGCTTGATTCCTCAAGAGGTTGGAATGCTGCAAAATCTGATACTATT AAAACTAGAAAGTAACAATATAACTGGGGATGTTTCTTCACTTACTAAATGCTTCAGTCTCagtgtatt AAACATATCATACAACAACCTGGCTGGCGTTGTACCTACCGACAACAACTTTTCACGATTTTCACCAGACAG CTTCTTGGGTAATCCTGGACTATGTGGCTACTGGCGTGGTTCTTCATGCTATTCCTCCAGTCATGCAAAGAGAT TCTCAGTCTCAAGGGATGTCATTATTGGTATTGCTGTTGGTGGGCTTGTTATCCTGTTGTTGATCCTAGCAGCTGCTTGTTGGCCGCGCAGCCCAGCAGTTTCCCGAGAATTATCTGTAAGCAAACAAG AAATACACGCTGTGTTATCGAGCAATGTTCCTCCCAAGCTTGTGATCCTCCACATGAACATGGCCCTCCACGTATACGATGATATAATGAGGATGACAGAAAATTTGAGCGAGAAGCACATTATTGGGTATGGGGCATCAAGTACAGTTTATAAATGTGTTCTGAAGAACTGCAAGCCAGTGGCAATCAAAAAGCTATACTCCCAGTACCCTCAGAGTGTAAAAGAATTCGAGACTGAACTTGAGACTATTGGAAGTATCAAACACCGGAATCTTGTCAGCCTTCAGGCTTACTCACTATCACCTGCCGGGAATCTTCTCTTCTATGATTATATGGAAAGTGGCAGCCTCTGGGACGTTTTACATG CTGGTTCGTCCAAGAAGACGAAACTTGACTGGGAGGCTAGACTCCAGATTGCTCTTGGCGCTGCCCAGGGGCTGGCATATCTCCACCATGACTGCAGCCCACGGATAATTCACAGGGATGTAAAATCGAAGAATATCCTCCTAGACAAGGACTATGTGGCGCACCTTGCTGACTTTGGTATTGCCAAGAGCTTGTGTATCTCCAAGACCCACACATCAACCTATGTGATGGGCACAATTGGCTACATTGACCCTGAGTACGCACGCACATCCCGCCTCAATGAGAAATCTGATGTATACAGCTACGGCATCGTCTTGCTTGAGTTGCTGACTGGAAAAAAGCCAGTCGATAATGAGTGCAACCTCCATCACCTG ATACTATCCAAAGCTGCAGATAACACGGTGATGGAGATGGTCGACCCAGACATCGCCGACACGTGCAAAGATCTCGGCGAGGTCAAGAGGATGTTCCAGTTGGCACTCCTCTGCAGCAAGAGGCAGCCGTTGGATCGACCGACGATGCACGACGTTGTGCACGTCCTGAACTCCGTGGTATGCCCAGAACCAGCTCCAAAGCCAGCAAAGCCAGCACAACTACCGGGATCGAGTCAGCCGTCCACAGGTCCGAGCAGCTATATCAACGAGTATGTCAGCCTAAGAGGCGGCAGCGCTCTCTCCTGTGCCAACTCGTCGAGTGCGTCTGACGCGGAGCTCTTCCTGAAGTTTGGTGAGGCGATATCGCAGAACACTGAGTAG